From Paracoccus aminovorans, one genomic window encodes:
- the gshB gene encoding glutathione synthase, with product MSLYVALQMDPIEQVSISGDSTFRLGLEAEARGHRLFQYTADRLSYAEGRVIARGRPITLRRQQGDHVTFGDWVEVDLSEFDVVWLRQDPPFDMSYITTTHLLDRIHPRTYVVNDPFWVRNSPEKLLVLDFPELTPPTLITRDLAQIRAFRERHGDFILKPLYGNGGVGIFHMRPDDPNLSSLVETFLASSREPIIAQKYLPAVVRGDKRIILVDGEPVGAINRVPAAGEVRSNMHVGGSPEKIGLTDREREICAIIGPVLREKGLLFTGIDVIDGWLTEINVTSPTGIQELERFDGINAAELIWQAVERKLSERG from the coding sequence ATGAGTCTTTACGTTGCGCTTCAGATGGACCCGATCGAGCAGGTTTCGATCAGCGGCGACAGCACCTTCCGGCTGGGACTCGAAGCCGAGGCGCGCGGGCATCGGCTGTTCCAATATACCGCCGACCGGCTCAGCTACGCCGAAGGCCGCGTCATCGCGCGCGGTCGGCCGATCACCCTGCGCCGGCAGCAGGGCGACCATGTCACTTTCGGGGATTGGGTCGAAGTGGACCTGTCGGAATTCGACGTGGTCTGGCTGCGCCAGGACCCCCCGTTCGACATGAGCTATATCACCACCACCCACCTGTTGGACCGCATCCATCCGCGGACCTATGTCGTCAACGATCCGTTCTGGGTCCGCAACAGCCCCGAGAAGCTGCTGGTGCTCGATTTCCCCGAACTCACCCCGCCCACGCTGATCACGCGCGATCTGGCCCAGATCCGCGCCTTTCGCGAGCGGCACGGGGATTTCATCCTGAAGCCGCTTTACGGCAACGGCGGTGTCGGCATCTTCCACATGCGGCCCGACGATCCCAACCTGTCCTCGCTGGTCGAGACCTTCCTGGCCAGCAGCCGCGAGCCGATCATCGCGCAGAAATACCTGCCCGCCGTGGTCCGGGGCGACAAGCGCATCATTCTGGTGGACGGCGAGCCGGTCGGTGCGATCAACCGCGTGCCGGCGGCGGGCGAGGTGCGGTCGAACATGCATGTCGGCGGCAGTCCCGAGAAGATCGGCCTGACCGATCGCGAGCGCGAGATCTGCGCCATCATCGGACCGGTGCTGCGCGAGAAGGGGCTGCTCTTCACCGGCATCGACGTGATCGACGGCTGGCTGACCGAGATCAACGTGACCTCGCCCACCGGCATCCAGGAGCTTGAGCGTTTCGACGGCATCAACGCCGCCGAACTGATCTGGCAGGCCGTCGAACGCAAGCTTTCCGAACGCGGCTGA
- a CDS encoding YraN family protein codes for MKHEGNFQGAPVPVASQVMRGVVACSGGRMAEDSVAREYLARGYELIAERWRGRGGEIDLILLKAGEYVFVEVKKADFHHWAAERIGRRQIARICNAALEYCGRLSSGLMTAMRFDAALVDQFGRVEIRENAFGMN; via the coding sequence ATGAAGCATGAAGGCAATTTCCAGGGAGCGCCCGTTCCCGTCGCCTCGCAGGTCATGCGTGGCGTCGTCGCCTGTTCGGGCGGTCGCATGGCCGAGGATTCGGTGGCACGCGAATACCTCGCGCGTGGCTATGAGCTGATCGCCGAGCGCTGGCGCGGCCGGGGCGGAGAGATCGACCTGATCTTGCTGAAGGCCGGGGAATATGTCTTCGTCGAGGTCAAGAAGGCCGATTTCCACCATTGGGCCGCCGAGCGGATCGGCCGCAGGCAGATTGCCCGCATCTGCAACGCAGCGCTTGAATATTGCGGTCGCCTGTCCAGCGGCCTCATGACCGCGATGCGCTTCGATGCGGCGCTGGTGGATCAGTTCGGACGGGTCGAGATCCGCGAAAACGCCTTCGGCATGAATTGA
- the rsmI gene encoding 16S rRNA (cytidine(1402)-2'-O)-methyltransferase: MEDGASTAGTGARPLSLSVSAQPPGPGLYLVATPIGAARDITLRALDVLNAADILAAEDTRNLRHLLDIHGIPLRGRRLIAYHDHNADRQRPAVMAALEAGKSVAYASDAGTPLVADPGYRLARDAAEAGHAVRALPGPSAALAALSVSGLPSDRFLFVGFPPAAAGARRKWIDGWREVEATVIVFESPRRVKQLLENLCESEANRTTVICRELTKKFEEVMRGTAAELAERIPEEGLRGEIVVLFDRPEPVQADEDSLRAALSVLLGSMPLKAAAAEVAGRFRRPRREVYALAVQMKEERE; the protein is encoded by the coding sequence ATGGAAGACGGCGCCAGCACGGCCGGGACAGGCGCCCGGCCGCTTTCGCTTTCGGTCTCGGCCCAGCCGCCGGGGCCGGGGCTCTACCTGGTCGCGACGCCGATCGGCGCGGCGCGCGACATCACCCTGCGCGCGCTGGACGTGCTGAACGCCGCCGATATACTGGCGGCCGAGGACACCCGCAACCTGCGGCACCTGCTGGATATCCACGGCATTCCGCTGCGCGGGCGGCGTCTGATCGCCTATCACGACCATAACGCCGACCGGCAGCGCCCTGCGGTGATGGCGGCGCTGGAGGCGGGAAAATCCGTCGCCTATGCCTCGGACGCGGGCACGCCGCTGGTCGCCGATCCGGGCTATCGGCTGGCGCGGGACGCCGCCGAGGCCGGCCATGCCGTTCGGGCGCTGCCCGGCCCTTCGGCGGCGCTGGCGGCGCTCTCGGTCTCGGGCCTGCCCAGCGACCGCTTCCTGTTCGTGGGCTTTCCGCCCGCAGCGGCAGGGGCACGGCGGAAATGGATCGACGGCTGGCGCGAGGTCGAGGCGACGGTGATCGTCTTCGAAAGCCCCAGGCGCGTTAAGCAATTGTTGGAGAATCTCTGCGAAAGTGAGGCGAATCGCACTACGGTGATCTGCAGGGAACTGACCAAGAAGTTCGAAGAGGTGATGCGCGGCACGGCGGCGGAACTGGCGGAACGGATTCCGGAAGAAGGATTGCGCGGCGAAATCGTCGTGCTTTTCGACCGTCCCGAACCGGTCCAGGCAGACGAGGACAGCTTGCGCGCGGCGCTGAGTGTCCTTCTCGGCAGCATGCCGCTCAAGGCGGCGGCCGCCGAGGTGGCGGGGCGTTTCCGGCGGCCGCGTCGCGAGGTCTATGCCCTGGCGGTGCAGATGAAAGAGGAACGGGAATGA
- a CDS encoding penicillin-binding protein activator, with translation MTVLKTIRGAFDLRRPLARVGAVLSALALAACQPIEMGASGPQTGPAIDPSQPVQVALLVPGGNADLDWLARSLTNSAKMAASDARGATIDLRVYNAGSEPGTAVASANKAAAEGAKIILGPLFADSANAVGNAMAPQGINVLSFSNNTDIAGGNVFVLGNTFDNVADRLVKYGVKNGKRRILMVAEDDAAGQVGAQAIQRAIQRNGATLAGSAIHPLSKQGIDGIIPNVASAALSGNVDAVFLTANQGAVLPYLTDKLADAGVTSAAVQMMGLTRWDQPSARLQLRGVQGGWFAIPDTTMKAQFDQRYRSAQGETPHELGSLAYDGVAAIAALVRAGKRNALTTAGLTQNAGFAGVQGAFRLKRDGTNERALAVATVRGNQLVVLDPAPRSFGGFGF, from the coding sequence ATGACCGTCCTGAAAACGATCCGCGGCGCCTTCGACCTGCGCCGCCCCCTTGCGCGCGTCGGAGCTGTCCTTTCCGCCCTGGCCCTCGCCGCCTGCCAACCGATCGAGATGGGGGCTTCCGGCCCGCAGACCGGACCCGCCATCGACCCGTCGCAACCGGTGCAGGTGGCGCTGCTGGTGCCCGGTGGCAATGCCGATCTGGACTGGCTGGCGCGGTCGCTGACCAATTCGGCCAAGATGGCGGCCAGCGACGCCCGCGGCGCAACGATCGACCTGCGCGTCTACAACGCCGGCTCGGAACCGGGCACGGCCGTCGCCTCGGCCAACAAGGCGGCGGCCGAGGGCGCCAAGATCATCCTGGGCCCGCTTTTTGCCGACAGTGCCAATGCGGTCGGCAACGCCATGGCGCCGCAGGGCATCAACGTGCTGTCCTTCTCGAACAACACCGACATCGCCGGCGGCAACGTCTTCGTGCTGGGCAACACCTTCGACAACGTGGCCGACCGGCTGGTGAAATACGGCGTCAAGAACGGCAAGCGCCGCATCCTGATGGTGGCCGAGGACGATGCCGCGGGCCAGGTCGGCGCCCAGGCCATCCAGCGCGCGATCCAGAGGAACGGCGCCACCCTGGCCGGCAGCGCCATCCACCCGCTGTCCAAGCAGGGCATCGACGGCATCATCCCCAATGTCGCCTCGGCGGCGCTGTCGGGCAATGTCGATGCGGTGTTCCTGACCGCGAACCAGGGCGCGGTGCTGCCCTATCTGACCGACAAGCTGGCGGATGCCGGCGTCACCTCGGCCGCGGTGCAGATGATGGGGCTGACCCGCTGGGACCAGCCCTCGGCCCGGCTGCAGCTGCGCGGCGTGCAGGGCGGCTGGTTCGCCATCCCCGACACCACCATGAAGGCGCAGTTCGACCAGCGCTACCGTTCGGCCCAGGGCGAGACGCCGCATGAGCTGGGCTCGTTGGCCTATGACGGCGTCGCCGCCATCGCCGCGCTGGTGCGGGCGGGCAAGCGCAACGCGCTGACCACCGCCGGCCTGACCCAGAATGCGGGCTTCGCCGGCGTCCAGGGCGCCTTCCGCCTGAAGCGCGACGGCACCAACGAACGCGCGCTGGCCGTCGCCACCGTGCGGGGCAACCAGCTCGTGGTGCTGGACCCCGCCCCGCGCAGCTTCGGCGGTTTCGGGTTCTGA
- a CDS encoding [protein-PII] uridylyltransferase, translated as MATRPPETLPQSAPALPGAHSLFVPETFLPALTTALQGVSDPREIRARTVALLSQARTAAMADIAAGFMSHPRAARETVRAIASLTDATVIAVHHVATSVLHPRNNPTEAERLAVLAIGGYGRAEMAPQSDVDLLFLSPWKVSGWAESVIESMLYMLWDLKLKVGQSTRSVDDCIRLGAGDITIRTSLLEHRLVCGHATTAEMLRDRLWTELFDRSIPEFIEAKLAERSERHRRQGGQRYVLEPNVKEGKGGLRDLQTLYWIAKYIHRVDRAVELVGLGFFTKEEHLTFWQAEDFLWAVRCHLHLIAGRPQDQLTFDMQVEVARRMGYRDLGGRRAVEIFMQDYFLHATKVGELTRVFLVALEARHLYRAPVMNVLFRRRRRVRAGFRVDKGRLTYADEGQFLSDPLNILRLFEEALRTGILIHPDAMRTVAANLDMIDDRMRQDPEAVRIFLDLLLKHGNPERALRRMNELGVLAAFIPEFAPVVAMMQFNVYHHYTVDEHLIQCVAALAATERGEDVEDLPVVSKIMKGKINRRVIYLAVLLHDIGKGRTEDHSILGARLARRVCTRFGLPVDEIETIEWLIRNHLLMSDVAQKRDIADPRTLRDFAKAVKTTKRLDLLLVLTVCDIRGVGPGTWNNWKAMLLRKLYQESRLALNNGLEELNRDKRTGEAKRSLRHLLTAKGWEPKAIKAELARHYDNYWPGLPTDTHYVFAEMLKGLAENEIRTDLHPDTDRDATRAAFVLADHPGIFSRMAGALALVGANIVDARTYTTKDGFATAVFWLQDGDGHPYAADRLPRLRAMIQRTLKGEIVAREALAGRDRPKKRESAFRFPTHITFDNEASDVYTVVEVDTRDRPGLLYDLTRTLAENHIQIASAVIATFGAQVVDTFYVKDMFGLKLHQPGRRESLEKKLRQAIKDGAERAEKAERPPGGTF; from the coding sequence TTGGCGACCCGCCCGCCCGAAACCCTGCCGCAAAGCGCCCCGGCCCTGCCCGGGGCGCATTCGCTGTTCGTGCCCGAGACCTTCCTGCCCGCGCTGACCACGGCGCTGCAGGGCGTCTCCGACCCGCGCGAGATCCGCGCCCGCACCGTCGCCCTGCTGTCCCAGGCCCGCACCGCCGCCATGGCCGACATCGCGGCGGGTTTCATGTCCCACCCCCGCGCCGCGCGTGAGACCGTGCGCGCCATCGCCAGCCTGACCGACGCCACCGTCATCGCCGTCCACCACGTCGCCACCAGCGTCCTGCACCCGCGCAACAACCCGACCGAGGCCGAACGCCTGGCGGTGCTGGCCATCGGCGGCTACGGCCGGGCCGAGATGGCGCCGCAATCCGACGTGGACCTGCTGTTCCTCAGCCCGTGGAAGGTCTCGGGCTGGGCCGAGAGCGTGATCGAATCCATGCTCTACATGCTCTGGGACCTGAAGCTGAAGGTCGGACAGTCCACCCGTTCCGTCGACGACTGCATCCGGCTGGGCGCGGGCGACATCACCATCCGCACCAGCCTCTTGGAGCACCGCCTGGTCTGCGGCCACGCCACCACGGCCGAGATGCTGCGCGACCGGCTCTGGACCGAGCTGTTCGACCGCTCGATCCCGGAATTCATCGAGGCGAAGCTGGCCGAGCGGTCCGAGCGCCACCGCCGCCAGGGCGGCCAGCGCTATGTGCTGGAACCGAACGTCAAGGAGGGCAAGGGCGGCTTGCGCGACCTGCAGACCCTCTACTGGATCGCGAAATACATCCACCGCGTCGACCGCGCCGTGGAGCTGGTCGGCCTCGGTTTCTTCACCAAGGAAGAGCACCTGACCTTCTGGCAGGCCGAGGATTTCCTCTGGGCCGTGCGCTGCCACCTGCACCTGATCGCCGGCCGGCCGCAGGACCAGCTGACCTTCGACATGCAGGTCGAGGTGGCCCGGCGCATGGGCTATCGCGACCTCGGCGGCCGCCGGGCGGTCGAGATCTTCATGCAGGATTACTTCCTGCACGCCACCAAGGTGGGCGAGCTGACCCGGGTGTTCCTGGTGGCGCTGGAGGCGCGGCACCTCTATCGCGCCCCGGTGATGAATGTGCTGTTCCGCCGCCGCCGCCGGGTGCGCGCCGGCTTCCGCGTCGACAAGGGCCGGCTGACCTATGCCGACGAAGGCCAGTTCCTGTCCGACCCGCTGAACATCCTGCGCCTGTTCGAGGAGGCGCTGCGCACCGGCATCCTGATCCACCCCGACGCCATGCGCACGGTGGCCGCGAACCTCGACATGATCGACGACCGCATGCGCCAGGACCCCGAGGCGGTGCGCATCTTCCTGGACCTGCTGCTGAAGCACGGCAATCCGGAACGCGCGCTGCGGCGGATGAACGAATTGGGGGTGCTGGCGGCCTTCATCCCGGAATTCGCGCCGGTCGTGGCGATGATGCAGTTCAACGTCTATCACCACTACACCGTCGACGAACACCTGATCCAATGCGTCGCCGCCCTGGCCGCCACCGAGCGCGGCGAGGATGTCGAGGATCTGCCGGTGGTCAGCAAGATCATGAAGGGCAAGATCAACCGGCGGGTGATCTATCTGGCCGTGCTCCTGCACGACATCGGCAAGGGCCGGACCGAGGACCACTCGATCCTGGGCGCGCGGCTGGCGCGGCGCGTCTGCACCCGGTTCGGCCTGCCGGTGGACGAGATCGAGACCATCGAATGGCTGATCCGCAACCACCTGCTGATGTCGGACGTGGCGCAAAAGCGCGACATCGCCGACCCGCGCACGCTGCGCGACTTCGCCAAGGCGGTGAAGACGACCAAGCGGCTGGATCTGCTGCTGGTGCTGACCGTCTGCGACATCCGCGGCGTCGGTCCCGGCACCTGGAACAACTGGAAGGCCATGCTGCTGCGCAAGCTGTATCAGGAAAGCAGGCTGGCGCTGAACAACGGCCTCGAGGAGTTGAACCGCGACAAGCGCACCGGCGAGGCCAAGCGTTCGCTGCGCCACCTGCTGACCGCCAAGGGCTGGGAGCCGAAGGCGATTAAGGCCGAACTGGCGCGGCATTACGACAATTACTGGCCGGGCCTGCCCACCGACACGCATTACGTCTTTGCCGAGATGCTGAAGGGCCTGGCCGAGAACGAGATCCGCACCGACCTGCACCCCGACACCGACCGCGACGCGACCCGCGCCGCCTTCGTCCTGGCCGACCATCCGGGCATCTTTTCCCGCATGGCCGGCGCGCTGGCGCTGGTGGGGGCCAATATCGTCGATGCGCGCACCTATACCACCAAGGACGGTTTCGCGACCGCGGTGTTCTGGCTGCAGGACGGCGACGGCCATCCCTATGCCGCCGACCGGCTGCCGCGGCTGCGCGCCATGATCCAGCGCACGCTGAAGGGCGAGATCGTCGCGCGCGAGGCGCTGGCCGGCCGCGACAGGCCGAAAAAGCGCGAATCCGCCTTTCGCTTCCCGACGCATATCACCTTCGACAACGAGGCCTCGGACGTCTACACCGTGGTCGAGGTCGATACCCGCGACCGCCCCGGCCTGCTCTACGACCTGACCCGTACCCTGGCAGAGAACCACATCCAGATCGCCAGCGCCGTGATCGCGACCTTCGGGGCGCAGGTGGTGGACACCTTCTATGTCAAGGACATGTTCGGGCTGAAGCTGCACCAGCCCGGCCGTCGCGAATCGCTGGAAAAGAAACTGCGCCAGGCCATCAAGGACGGCGCCGAACGGGCCGAAAAGGCCGAACGCCCGCCCGGCGGGACGTTCTGA